The following coding sequences lie in one Oceanidesulfovibrio indonesiensis genomic window:
- a CDS encoding tetratricopeptide repeat protein has translation MAARKKNSATPSQGAPTPEGGTEQHHTGLTGAVESLEESDDLHPVLQFIVDHIKPLAAGLVVFLLVIAGYGYWEYSKEKALDEASNKLGEILVQTGGEKRIEALESFLQDVPAGMKDGVRLELATAYADAGQHEKAAAMWQAAGSGQGETIRVISAMGQAQALMDDGKNDEALPILENALAMSGESFAVPLNRMIATAAEEAGRFSRAVDALRELAESDPSRPQVFLQDKIARLEKMQQEAQTNNDS, from the coding sequence ATGGCCGCACGCAAGAAAAATTCTGCAACGCCATCGCAAGGCGCGCCGACTCCCGAAGGCGGAACCGAGCAGCACCATACCGGTCTCACCGGCGCAGTCGAGAGCCTTGAGGAGTCCGACGACCTGCATCCGGTGCTGCAGTTCATCGTCGACCACATCAAGCCGCTGGCTGCGGGACTTGTGGTTTTTTTGCTCGTTATCGCCGGGTACGGGTATTGGGAGTACAGCAAGGAGAAGGCCTTGGATGAAGCCTCCAACAAGCTCGGCGAGATTCTCGTCCAGACTGGTGGCGAGAAACGCATCGAGGCTCTGGAGTCCTTTCTTCAGGATGTGCCGGCCGGCATGAAGGATGGGGTGCGCCTGGAGCTTGCCACCGCGTATGCCGACGCCGGACAGCATGAAAAGGCCGCAGCCATGTGGCAGGCCGCCGGTTCCGGCCAGGGCGAGACCATTCGCGTGATCAGCGCCATGGGACAGGCTCAGGCCCTGATGGACGACGGCAAGAACGACGAAGCGCTGCCCATTCTGGAAAACGCCCTGGCCATGTCCGGCGAAAGCTTTGCTGTTCCGCTCAATCGTATGATCGCCACCGCGGCCGAGGAGGCCGGCAGGTTCTCCCGCGCTGTGGACGCCCTGCGTGAACTGGCCGAAAGCGATCCCTCCAGACCGCAAGTGTTTCTGCAGGACAAGATCGCGCGACTGGAAAAAATGCAGCAAGAAGCGCAAACGAACAACGACAGTTAG
- a CDS encoding glutamate-5-semialdehyde dehydrogenase, with protein sequence MSEQSIPELMQSIGRRAKAASRTLAAASPAAKSKALDILADLIEQRGDQITAANDKDLAAARERGLDAARLDRLALTPGVQAEMANACRHVSAMDDPVGAMEAMWQRPNGLQVGKMRIPLGVIAMIYESRPNVTVDSGILCLKAGNAIILRGGSEAIHSNLFLASLVHEALETAGLPADAVQVVPTTDRAAVQELLTLEEYVDVVIPRGGETLIRAVTEGARMPVLKHYKGVCHVYVDADADLDEALPIVHNGKCHRPGVCNALEALLVHQDVAKRFLPMVADKLGGEGVELRACPRSLEILADKAVPATEEDWGQEFHALIMAVKVVGSMQEAQDHIAEHGSNHTEIICTSNYERAMRFLREVDASMVGVNASSRFNDGGQLGLGAEIGISTSKLHSYGPMGVKELTTTKFVALGTGQIRS encoded by the coding sequence ATGTCTGAACAGTCCATACCCGAACTCATGCAATCCATCGGCCGACGCGCCAAAGCCGCCTCACGGACCCTTGCCGCTGCCAGCCCGGCCGCCAAGAGCAAGGCACTGGACATCCTGGCCGACCTCATCGAACAACGCGGCGACCAGATCACCGCAGCCAACGACAAGGACCTTGCCGCCGCCAGGGAACGCGGCCTCGACGCCGCCAGGCTGGACCGTCTCGCCCTGACGCCCGGCGTGCAGGCCGAAATGGCCAATGCCTGTCGACACGTGTCGGCAATGGACGATCCCGTGGGCGCCATGGAGGCCATGTGGCAGCGGCCCAACGGCCTGCAGGTGGGCAAGATGCGCATCCCCCTCGGCGTCATCGCCATGATCTACGAGTCCCGGCCCAACGTGACCGTGGATTCCGGCATACTCTGCCTCAAGGCCGGCAACGCCATCATCCTGCGCGGCGGGTCCGAGGCCATCCACTCCAACCTCTTTCTCGCTTCCCTGGTCCACGAGGCCCTGGAAACGGCCGGGCTGCCGGCGGACGCCGTGCAGGTGGTGCCCACCACGGACCGCGCCGCCGTGCAGGAGTTGCTGACCCTGGAGGAGTACGTCGACGTGGTCATCCCCCGCGGCGGCGAGACCCTTATCCGCGCCGTGACCGAAGGCGCGCGCATGCCCGTGCTCAAGCACTACAAAGGGGTCTGCCATGTGTACGTGGATGCGGATGCCGACCTGGATGAGGCCCTGCCCATCGTGCACAACGGCAAGTGTCACCGTCCCGGCGTGTGCAACGCCCTGGAGGCATTGCTCGTGCATCAGGACGTGGCCAAGCGTTTCCTGCCCATGGTGGCGGACAAGCTGGGTGGCGAAGGCGTGGAACTGCGGGCCTGCCCCCGCTCGCTCGAAATCCTCGCAGACAAGGCCGTGCCCGCCACGGAAGAAGACTGGGGCCAGGAATTCCACGCCCTGATCATGGCGGTGAAGGTCGTCGGTTCCATGCAGGAGGCTCAGGACCACATCGCCGAGCACGGCTCCAACCACACGGAAATCATCTGTACCAGCAATTACGAACGCGCCATGCGCTTTCTGCGCGAGGTGGACGCCTCCATGGTGGGGGTCAACGCGTCCTCCCGCTTCAACGATGGCGGTCAGCTCGGACTGGGCGCGGAGATTGGCATTTCCACGTCCAAACTCCATTCTTACGGCCCCATGGGCGTGAAGGAACTGACCACCACCAAGTTCGTGGCGCTCGGCACGGGGCAGATCCGTTCGTAA
- a CDS encoding nicotinate-nicotinamide nucleotide adenylyltransferase — MSHDSNASNRLGGPGSVCILGGSFNPMHAAHVRVAVALREAAAMERVDIIPAPAPPHKPGRRLLPMELRMTMAEAVAARLNSGTAAVSPPVAPAFRVSDIEARRTGPSYTLDTLREYRRAEPGTRLFFCLGATDMVVLDSWHEWRELPALATFIIVTRGETDVADVLAFMNVYPKVFPNVGSSTRSLATGFGGEFPNSGCEYEHIAWDGGWAAFMTMPRLDVSGTQIRALWRANRRLIGLLPDCVEDVLTAHEKDVEAVWGARGSEPT; from the coding sequence ATGAGCCACGACAGCAACGCCAGTAACCGCCTCGGCGGCCCGGGCTCGGTGTGCATCCTCGGGGGATCGTTTAATCCCATGCACGCCGCCCATGTCCGTGTCGCCGTGGCGCTGCGCGAAGCCGCCGCCATGGAGCGCGTGGACATCATCCCTGCGCCTGCGCCGCCGCACAAGCCGGGGCGGCGTCTCTTGCCCATGGAGCTTCGCATGACCATGGCCGAGGCCGTGGCGGCGCGACTCAACAGCGGCACGGCCGCCGTATCCCCCCCTGTTGCTCCCGCGTTCCGCGTGTCCGACATCGAAGCACGCCGGACGGGACCGTCCTATACTTTGGACACTTTGCGCGAGTACCGCCGAGCCGAGCCGGGCACACGCCTCTTCTTCTGTCTCGGGGCGACGGACATGGTGGTGCTGGACAGCTGGCACGAGTGGCGAGAGCTCCCGGCGCTGGCCACATTCATCATTGTCACGCGCGGCGAAACCGACGTGGCGGATGTGCTCGCCTTCATGAATGTCTATCCGAAGGTGTTCCCGAACGTCGGCTCGTCAACGCGCTCGCTCGCAACCGGGTTCGGCGGCGAATTCCCGAACAGCGGCTGCGAATACGAACACATCGCATGGGATGGAGGCTGGGCCGCCTTCATGACCATGCCGCGGCTGGATGTGAGCGGCACGCAGATACGGGCGTTATGGCGGGCAAACCGGAGGCTGATCGGGCTGTTGCCCGATTGCGTGGAAGACGTGCTGACAGCACACGAAAAGGACGTGGAGGCCGTGTGGGGCGCGCGCGGCTCCGAGCCGACTTAG